A region of the Candidatus Methanoperedens sp. genome:
ATTTTAAAGAGCGATCTGAATGACAATCTCGAAACAAATTGAAATAAAACATGCCTGTAATGCCTGTCCACCTGGTGCGAAAGAACTCATTCACGTTGATTGTGTAAACCACATTTACCCTGATGGAAGCCATGGTATTCATGAAATGTGTTTCAGGGTGCTTGAAAAAGAGATCGTGGCTTTATGCGGCCCTAACGGATCCGGCAAGTCAACGCTCATTGAGCATTTGAACGGATTGCTGCGCCCCAGCAGCGGCAATGTCACAGTTATGGGAAGAAAGCTGGATTTGAGTCTCGTAGACATATGGAAAGATGTCGGGGTTGTGTTCCAGAGGTCGGATGACCAGCTTTTTGCGCCAACGGTATTAGATGATGTGATGTTTGGCCCCATAAACATGGGCGTTGGTATTGAACAGGCAAGAACGGAAGCTATGGACGCATTAAAAGCAGTCGGCGCCGAAAAGCTATCTGATAAAATGCCGGGCTATCTTAGCGGTGGCCAAAAAAGGCTGGTTTGCATTGCGGGTGTTCTTGCCATGAAGCCCAGGGTAATAGCAATGGATGAGCCTACATCTGATCTTGATTCATTACACGCTGAAATAGTAGAGAATATCATTCTTAACTTAAGAAATAACCATGGTATCAGTATCGTTATAGCGACACATGATCTTGACATGGCAGCGAGGATATCAAATCGTGTTTGCATC
Encoded here:
- a CDS encoding ATP-binding cassette domain-containing protein, whose amino-acid sequence is MTISKQIEIKHACNACPPGAKELIHVDCVNHIYPDGSHGIHEMCFRVLEKEIVALCGPNGSGKSTLIEHLNGLLRPSSGNVTVMGRKLDLSLVDIWKDVGVVFQRSDDQLFAPTVLDDVMFGPINMGVGIEQARTEAMDALKAVGAEKLSDKMPGYLSGGQKRLVCIAGVLAMKPRVIAMDEPTSDLDSLHAEIVENIILNLRNNHGISIVIATHDLDMAARISNRVCIVKDGSIIAEGKPSSIFYDRELLEMSGLRQPRVVQIYEGIRKEMGIVMDNYPLTSEELIKNISRMIRQR